In Ictalurus punctatus breed USDA103 chromosome 18, Coco_2.0, whole genome shotgun sequence, the genomic stretch TTTAGTATTTCAACTGAAAACAGTCAGGATTGTTGAATGCAGCAGTcagtataattatttaaaaataaataaataaataaataaataattttttttttttttacaaaatcctGACTAAGTGAAGTAGCCCTATGGACATTGAACCCTTTTGAAGCTTTAATCACTTTAGCATGAATCCCAGCCATTTGACTGTGGATTGGACAGTCAAATATACTGTCCAATCCAAATCAGAAAATGTAATGTTTGGGGGAAATGTGCATGTATATAACGAAACCTCTATAAATTTTAGTTGTGTGAAATATGTTGATGAATTGGGATAAGGTTAAACCTGACTGATATCTAAATGCTTAAGCAGCATAATGTCTTCAGATTGAAAAGTTATAACAGTgtatattcataaataaaatcattaactGCTTAGgcttaaaggggtcatatcatgattttgaaacatttttaaatgacattttgtttattgggtgtaatagaataAGTAAATGTGctttaaatgttcaaaaaagtcacacactgtacattattgcaggCTGCCTGAAACACTCGGATTTCTCTAAACCCACTCCTTCAGAAAAGGAGTGTCCTCTGTCCTCTGTGAAATGCGCTGTGCACGAGCAAACGTTCGGATTGTACTGCGCAGGAACAGcgatataaataaacagtaaccacCGATTCCTAATTTTGTCCGTTTTCCGAAGGTTAAACAAAGGGTTTTTACTCTcgcaccaaaacacacagcgtTTCCACGACATGGCGCCCGAATTCACTGAAGCCCCGCCTTCTTGCTTCGCACCTGCCTTTGGGGTGGGATTATGCCGATAGTGCACGCTGTGACATAGACGTGTTACGGAAGTAATATTTGGACTTGTCTTAGGCCGGGCTGGAGTAGTGTTCCGTGTTAGacagaataaatccctttggggaagactatgagctttgtgactttgcagatcttatatGTGCACAAACAGATGCGTTACATacccaaacaaaaggaaaacatttttttaaaaaaattcatgttATGACCCCTTAAATTAACATATTTCTAATAATCTATTTTCTTAAAAGGTAATTTAACTGCAATTCAATATAGCCATTTTATCAGCTACTGACctccacttaaaaaaaacaacaacaatagctTTCTTGTCCATTAATCTGTACTGAAATGAATCCCTGGTCAGAATTTTAATCCTGATTTCACGTCCATGTTCCTTTTtaggacaaaaataaataaaatactactcatttttttatttagtctataattattaaaacattttgttggtttgtactgtttattatttaaggTACTAAAGATTCTGTGCAACTTATTTACAATATCAAGTAAAACACTCTGCATTTGAAGTGTACTATACAAATAGAAGTTTAATTCTGTTCGGTTCCTTGATCGTGGTGAGCTCGGATATCAAAAGCGGGGATCTGATCAGTTCAGAAGCATTATGAGTGCACTCCCTGAGGCACTGgactgacctctgacctccGTGACAGTTGCTGGGTCGGGGGCTATCGTGTCTGAAATCTTTTGACCTGCACACATTGCCTTTAGAGTCTGGAAAACAGCCAGAGGTGCCACGTTCATCTTCAGGAGGTCCACGATGATCCTACAAAACCAAGAAGAAATGAATTTTGGGCTTCTAGCATCGTGTGGCACATAGAATACATATGAAGGCCTCATTTCTGTACGAAACTGCAATTCCGGTAGTGTGTCTCTCTACAGATGCCTGCTGTTTGTTCTACTATATTGCTCTATATTAGGgtaaatgtctttttatttgtCTTCCTGGTAAAACTTGACCAAACATGACTTTATTGAAAACTTAACTTAGTAACAGACTAAAATCTGACAGATACCCTTTCTATTTTTTCTGCAGCTGCACATGACAATATTGCAAaattgtcttctgggaaacaagTAGATAGCAATTTACACATCGATTGTCCTgctaaaaagtttacacccccctggctcttaatgtatcgtgttgccttctcgagcatcagtgaacgtctgcgccttttgtaatagtcgtgtacgagtccctcggtcgtcctccgTGTGAAAAGGCGgctctcaaaatcatatagccgTTTacggaaagggctcaaatatgcagatgtTAGAAATCCAACGGACCTGTGCAGAACCTGgaagatttttctgaagaacagtgggcagtttaactgctcaggacaaacaatggAGTCaagaacaactctcacaaaacataaaaacagtcagtgaTCATCCAGTACAGgcgccactgtaacgagataatcgaTGTTATTCGGTATATCAAAAGATATTCAGACTCACTTGAAGACCTCTTGGTCCATGACTATACCAGCAGCCTGAGTGAGCTCAAACAGCTCCGTTTCCTCAGCGTTGAggacctttttctttttcacactgtATTTTTGCACATTGCCACTGACCGTAGCACTGAGAGATGGAGAGTCTGGAGCAGTGGGCATCGTGCCAGGCTGAGTGTTATGGGAGGTCATTAGTAATCAAGCAGCAGCGCCTAAAAACAAGAATAACAATTCAAATACATGATAGCAGACGTACCAAAAGGTATAGAGCAATGCCAAGTTTCATACAGAAATTCCACTTCAAAATGGGTCATTTTGACACGAACATAACACAGAGTTTGTGTTTGTCTGTATTTACAAAGCcatagcaaaaaagaaaaagaaaagaaaaaagaagcgAACTAACTCGCtctaccatggtctgtctggatactcgattctgattggctggaaggtcaATGGATCGAACGCacaagtagttccagtcagtttaatcaccgttctaaattAATGCGCTGCATTCTAAAGAACTGTAATAATAGTAACATAGTTACAGTTGCATACAGAGGTTAAActcagcttcattattagtagagacacAGCACAGAcccaggtaattcacacacgcacaatctCTCGTTCTCTTTAATAACCATTTACTATAATTCATGCAAATAAATGCTATCATCTTAccgcactactttatctctgtgtatggtTTAGAGCtggcagaattctagatctaacgacCAGTATGTGAAATAACTAACccttatttttatcctttcagtcaCATTTTACACTGTCGGGTGGTTCTTTGCTTTCACGTCATGCATTAAATTcgtgtaacgcacacctagccgtggacTGTCCCTTACATAGACTATACAGTCACATCTAGCTGTCCAGTGAACCGTTAGCTTAGCCGAGCTTATGAATAACATTACCGGAAACTcactaaataattatttaaaaataaataaataaaataagttagGTTTTACCTCACAGAAGCATCATATCCTTACATTACACACAGTAAATTATAACTAGTAGTAAAACAGTTTCACAAACGATGCAAGGTACTCACAACAGAAATACCGCTTCCGTCAACTGAATCTTCTTCTTCGGCTGAAAAAACGGCATTTATGAACCCTTTAGCGCCACCCCGAGGTCGCCGATAAGAATGAATGGAATTGCACTTTCGGTTCTTTTTAGAGCCAACGCACTCGGTTCAGCTCACCAATAAGAAGCGACTCTTCCCGCTCCCAAACGGCTCACGCCCAAAAGTTCTTCGTGTTTGctgttttaacatgtttaagGAAATGTCCTCGCGCTACAACTGTTTACGCCGGTACGCTCTGCCATATAACTTAGATAgttgaaagccttcccagaagagtggaggttattataacagcaaaaatgggatgttcaacacgTACATAAGGCTGTGATaggcaggtgtccacatacttttggccttgAATATATATTAGACTACAGGATCACTATAAAAACAAGCCATTTATCATCTCCACCATTACAGCCATATGTAACCTCTGGCCATTGCACTTGTCACATCAGCATGCTGCAG encodes the following:
- the mzt2b gene encoding mitotic-spindle organizing protein 2, whose protein sequence is MTSHNTQPGTMPTAPDSPSLSATVSGNVQKYSVKKKKVLNAEETELFELTQAAGIVMDQEVFKIIVDLLKMNVAPLAVFQTLKAMCAGQKISDTIAPDPATVTEVREEDPKVPDKSAKKATPQAPPTAPAAHPQRAGAKIVVYSPGEQSSPLSQVRSKSGTAHAEKREQRVPRQASATRGQKSAKSSGSSSSSSQLTSN